In the Sarcophilus harrisii chromosome 3, mSarHar1.11, whole genome shotgun sequence genome, one interval contains:
- the IL4I1 gene encoding L-amino-acid oxidase: protein MRWWGLLLLLHGARASQPDAGDDPFLRCFQDPDREELLAIVSRGLNRTARPQRVAVVGAGVAGLVAARVLENAGHQVTLLEASDRIGGRILTYRDERTGWLGELGAMRIPSSHTLLLKLCALLGLPLAPFVQYDLNAWTEANGVKLRNFVVEAAPEQLGYRLRASERGRSPEAIYQLALDKALDDVKRLGCDAAIKKFENITLLNYLLGEGNLSTAATQLLGDVLAEDGFFSLSFAEALRAHSYLNDRLRYWRIRDGWDQLPRALLLSLRGSVLLQAPVVRVSQNRKNATVHYRDPRQPSHLLSLTADRVLLATTSTALSHVDFQPPLRPPLRRALRNIHYVPATKVFLSFRRPFWEDEGILGGHSNTDRPVRALYYPQGPGGEAGGLLLASYTWSDATAAFAGLGEKEILRLALEDVVGLHGEKVRELWDGHGAVKRWGEDRYSQGGFVMQPPEPRDPTRGTPWDWDWTQPEGRVHFAGEFTALPHGWVETAIKSGLRAALRIHKGA from the exons ATGCGCTGGTGGG GTCTGCTCCTCCTCCTGCACGGGGCCCGCGCCAGCCAGCCCGACGCCGGGGACGACCCCTTCCTGAGGTGCTTCCAGGACCCGGACCGCGAGGAGCTGCTGGCCATCGTCAGCCGGGGGCTCAACCGGACGGCGCGGCCCCAGCGCGTGGCGGTGGTGGGGGCCGGCGTGGCCGGGCTGGTGGCCGCCAGGGTGCTGGAGAACGCCGGCCACCAG GTGACTCTGCTGGAGGCCAGTGACAGGATCGGGGGCCGGATCCTGACGTACAGGGACGAGCGGACGGGCTGGCTGGGAGAGCTGGGGGCCATGAGGATACCATCCAGCCACAC GCTCCTCCTGAAGCTCTGCGCCCTCCTGGGCCTCCCCCTGGCCCCCTTCGTTCAGTACGACCTGAACGCCTGGACCGAGGCCAACGGGGTCAAGCTGCGGAACTTCGTGGTGGAGGCTGCGCCGGAGCAGCTGGGCTACCGCCTGCGGGCCTCCGAGCGAGGCCGCTCGCCCGAGGCCATTTACCAGCTGGCCCTGGACAAG GCGCTGGATGACGTAAAGCGCCTGGGCTGCGACGCCGCCATAAAGAAATTCGAGAACATCACCCTTCTG AACTACCTCCTTGGAGAAGGGAACCTGAGCACGGCGGCCACCCAGCTCCTGGGAGACGTGCTGGCCGAGGACGGCTTCTTCTCCCTCAGCTTCGCCGAGGCCTTACGGGCCCACAGCTACCTCAATGACCGGCTCAG GTACTGGCGCATCCGCGACGGCTGGGACCAGCTGCCCCGCGCCCTGCTGCTCTCCCTCCGTGGCTCGGTCCTGCTCCAGGCCCCCGTGGTCCGGGTGTCCCAGAACCGGAAAAACGCCACCGTCCACTACCGTGACCCGCGGCAGCCCTCGCACCTGCTGTCCCTGACCGCCGACCGCGTGCTGCTGGCCACCACCAGCACGGCCCTGAGCCACGTCGATTTCCAGCCGCCCTTGCGGCCCCCCCTCCGCCGGGCGCTGCGCAACATCCACTATGTCCCGGCTACCAAGGTCTTCCTCAGCTTCCGGAGACCCTTCTGGGAGGACGAGGGCATCCTGGGGGGGCACTCGAACACCGACCGCCCGGTCCGTGCCCTCTACTACCCACAGGGCCCCGGGGGAGAGGCCGGTGGCCTCCTCCTCGCATCCTACACGTGGTCGGACGCCACAGCCGCCTTTGCGGGCCTGGGGGAGAAGGAGATCCTGCGCCTGGCGCTGGAGGACGTTGTGGGCCTCCACGGCGAGAAGGTGCGGGAGCTCTGGGACGGCCACGGGGCTGTGAAGCGCTGGGGGGAGGATCGCTACAGCCAGGGCGGCTTCGTGATGCAGCCCCCGGAGCCCAGAGACCCCACGCGGGGGACTCCCTGGGACTGGGACTGGACCCAGCCGGAGGGCCGCGTGCACTTTGCAGGGGAGTTCACGGCCCTCCCCCACGGCTGGGTGGAGACAGCCATCAAGTCAGG